From bacterium, one genomic window encodes:
- a CDS encoding sulfide/dihydroorotate dehydrogenase-like FAD/NAD-binding protein has translation MGNRIVYAKELAPKTRLLEVEADHIAKRGQAGQFIILRVNDEGERIPLTIANRNPDKGTITLVYQEVGKTTEMLSQLDVGDEIHDLAGPLGKATEIPTGKTVCCVGGGIGNAVVWPQVQALKESGNRVIAILGARTKELLILEEEIMSLADVTITTTDDGSYGRKGMVTHALEDLIDEGEKIDEVITIGPVVMMKFVCRTTEPHGIPTQASLNPIMVDGTGMCGACRVTVGGETRFACVEGPEFDGHQVDFDELITRLAYYQPEERAASDAYHRCRMEEAADKATAEHLGTDR, from the coding sequence GTGGGGAACAGGATCGTCTACGCCAAGGAACTCGCGCCGAAGACCCGCCTGCTCGAGGTCGAGGCCGACCACATCGCCAAGCGCGGCCAGGCCGGGCAGTTCATCATCCTGCGCGTCAACGACGAGGGGGAGCGCATTCCCCTGACCATCGCCAACCGCAACCCGGACAAGGGCACGATCACCCTGGTCTACCAGGAGGTCGGCAAGACGACCGAGATGCTCTCGCAGCTCGACGTCGGCGATGAGATCCACGACCTGGCCGGTCCCCTGGGCAAGGCGACGGAGATCCCCACGGGCAAGACGGTGTGCTGCGTCGGCGGCGGCATCGGCAACGCGGTGGTGTGGCCGCAGGTGCAGGCGCTGAAGGAGTCGGGCAACCGGGTCATCGCCATCCTCGGCGCCCGGACCAAGGAGCTCCTCATCCTCGAGGAGGAGATCATGAGCCTCGCCGACGTCACCATCACGACGACCGACGACGGCAGCTACGGACGCAAGGGCATGGTCACCCACGCCCTGGAGGACCTCATCGACGAGGGCGAGAAGATCGACGAGGTGATCACCATCGGCCCGGTGGTCATGATGAAATTCGTCTGCCGGACGACCGAGCCCCACGGCATCCCCACCCAGGCCTCCCTGAACCCGATCATGGTGGACGGCACCGGCATGTGCGGCGCCTGCCGCGTCACGGTGGGCGGCGAGACGCGCTTCGCCTGCGTCGAGGGTCCGGAGTTCGACGGCCACCAGGTCGACTTCGACGAGCTGATCACGCGGCTGGCCTACTACCAGCCCGAGGAGCGCGCCGCGAGCGACGCCTATCACCGGTGCCGCATGGAAGAAGCCGCCGACAAAGCCACCGCCGAGCACCTCGGCACCGACCGGTAG
- the folE gene encoding GTP cyclohydrolase I FolE — protein MEKLIRQMLVEIGEDPDREGLVKTPQRVARAWGEIAAGYQQDPGEMVRGALFQAEGKEMVVVNDIDFYSVCEHHMLPFFGKAYVAYIPAGKIVGLSKIARVVEAYARRLQVQERMTAQIATCLMDNLQPLGVAVVLKAQHLCMMMRGIQKQNSNAVTSEMLGCFKNDPKTRGEFLTLIRQIP, from the coding sequence ATGGAGAAGCTGATCCGCCAGATGCTCGTCGAGATCGGGGAAGACCCCGACCGCGAGGGCCTCGTCAAGACGCCGCAGCGGGTGGCGCGGGCCTGGGGCGAAATCGCCGCCGGCTACCAGCAGGATCCGGGGGAGATGGTGCGCGGTGCGCTCTTCCAGGCCGAGGGCAAGGAGATGGTCGTGGTCAACGACATCGACTTCTACAGCGTGTGCGAGCATCACATGCTGCCCTTCTTCGGCAAGGCGTACGTGGCCTACATCCCCGCCGGCAAGATCGTCGGCCTGTCGAAGATCGCCCGCGTGGTCGAGGCCTACGCCCGCCGCCTGCAGGTCCAGGAGCGCATGACCGCCCAGATCGCCACCTGCCTCATGGACAACCTGCAGCCCCTCGGCGTGGCCGTCGTGCTCAAGGCCCAGCACCTGTGCATGATGATGCGCGGCATCCAGAAGCAGAACTCCAACGCGGTGACGAGCGAGATGCTCGGGTGCTTCAAGAACGATCCGAAGACGCGGGGGGAGTTTCTGACGCTGATTCGGCAGATTCCGTGA